The following coding sequences lie in one Maniola jurtina chromosome 11, ilManJurt1.1, whole genome shotgun sequence genomic window:
- the LOC123869471 gene encoding zwei Ig domain protein zig-8-like: MMARAPAACLFTVHFLSCIIVCRQDSGSNRPRDQSTVSESSRRFRTEFLEDWPQTPGAPYFDPSTPDNVTGLVGHPVTLLCKVKNLQNRTVSWVRHRDIHLLTVGRYTYTSDQRFEAQHKPRSEEWALRIRSPQKRDSGQYECQISTTPPIGHAVYLNIVEPETEIMGGPDLFIYAGSTINLTCIVRHTPEPPSTINWTHRGKTINFDSTRGGISLVTEKGIHSSSRLLVQAARTSDAGAYQCVPDNAQSATARVHVLTGETPAAMQGNAHCARSLTLPSVLCVTSIILYLAIFVI; encoded by the exons ATGATGGCGCGTGCTCCAGCCGCCTGCCTCTTTACGGTCCATTTTCTCTCGTGCATTATTG TATGTCGTCAGGACAGCGGTAGCAATCGGCCGCGGGACCAGAGCACGGTCTCCGAGTCCTCCCGCCGGTTCCGTACAGAGTTCTTAGAGGACTGGCCGCAGACCCCCGGGGCGCCATACTTCGACCCTAGCACGCCGGACAACGTGACCGGCCTAGTTGGACACCCCGTCACTTTGTTATGCAAAGTGAAGAATCTTCAGAATCGTACT GTCTCATGGGTGCGACACCGTGACATCCACCTACTGACAGTGGGACGGTACACGTATACATCAGACCAGCGCTTCGAAGCGCAGCACAAGCCTCGCTCCGAAGAGTGGGCGCTGAGGATCCGAAGCCCACAGAAGAGAGACTCCGGGCAGTACGAGTGCCAGATCTCAACCACACCGCCTATAGGGCACGCGGTGTATCttaatatagtag AACCAGAAACCGAAATAATGGGTGGTCCAGATCTATTCATCTACGCCGGATCAACGATAAACCTGACATGTATAGTGAGGCACACGCCTGAGCCGCCCAGTACCATTAATTGGACGCATCGAGGAAAG ACGATAAACTTCGACTCAACACGCGGTGGCATTTCACTGGTCACCGAAAAGGGGATACACAGTAGCAGTAGACTCCTTGTCCAAGCGGCGCGCACCTCGGACGCGGGCGCGTACCAGTGCGTGCCTGACAACGCGCAATCAGCGACGGCGCGCGTACACGTGCTCACTG GAGAAACTCCAGCTGCCATGCAGGGCAACGCACACTGTGCAAGAAGCCTGACATTACCTTCGGTGTTGTGTGTCACcagcattatattatatttagccATTTTTGTGATATAA